Genomic segment of Sutcliffiella horikoshii:
ATGAGTTAATTTTACCATAACTGAGTCCTCGTTTATTCCAAAAAATACACAAAATTCCAATGTATTTATATTTGATCGGAAATCCAAATTTGAAAATGATAGCAAGCAACCACATTTGTTGTTTTCTACAATATATTTATATGTTTTGAATGATTTATTGTTTTGTTGTTTTAGAGTGTCGAAATCCCTTGATATATAAGGAATTATAAGTGCAAAATAACACTTATTTTGCGTAAACTATCACTTTTATTGCGTGTATTATCACTAATTTAGCTTTAAACAACACTGAAATTGCGTTAAGTATCACAAATTTAACTTTTAACTATCACTTTTACTGCGCAAAATATCACTAATTTAGCGTTACCATCACTCTTATTGCGTTAATCTTAATAAAACTATCACTAATTTAGCGTTTGAATGTAAAAATACCATTCCTCATCTCAAACTATCACTAATTATGCGTGACTTTAGCAGATTCTACCTATATTCCTTTACTGTAACCTAGAATTTTCTCAAGAGCGTTATAATATTTTTAGAAATTCCTTAATATGACGCAAAATAAGTGATAGTTATTACTTAAGGTCTCCAGCAAATTAGAGTTAGCGCAAAATAAGTGATAGTTACCACATATACGGGAATTATTGCTAAAATCTCTTTCTCTTACTATCACTTTTAGCTATACTAGTGATAGTAATTGGAGGAGGCATGATGCAGTTGCAAAAAAATGAGGTACAATCTACTCCATATGAAATAGACATTAAGAATTGGGTAACAAAATCCAATCAGTTAATTGAAGCTACATATAAGCTAACATTACAGGAACAAAGAATTTTACTTATCCTATCTAGTAAGGTCCAGCCTAATGATGAAGAACTTAAGGCATACAAGTTCAGGGTGCAAGATTTTATGGACATAATCGGTATGAAGCCTGGTACTGGTTATTACTCGCATATTAAAGAAGTGGTGACAGCCCTACAAACGAAAACACTTACTATTAAGCAGGGTTCTAAAACAATGGTTGCTAACTGGCTTATCACTTCCATGTATGAAGATAATGAAGGCAGCGTAATACTAAAATTCAATCCTGATCTTAAACATCTCTTCTTAAATTTAAAAGAGAAGTTCACGTCCTATCAACTTGAGAACGTTATAAAGCTACACTCCCTATATTCGATTCGTATTTATGAGTTGTTAAAACAATATACGAATATTGGTAAACGGCACTTTACCATTGAAGAGCTGAGAGAATATTTGGGTATTGAAACATCAAAATATAAACAATATGGCCACTTTAAAAGTAAGGTAATTAATGTTGCTCTCGAAGAGTTAAAGCTCAAAACTGACCTATCATTTACTTTTGAGGAACATAAAACCGGTAGAAAGGTAACATCCCTCACCTTCTATATTATTAATCATAAAAACACTCTAGTAAAAAAGATAGATCCTAAAAAAGTGCCTATTGAATATAGAGAGAGCGAACACTATAAAGGGTTACTGGAACTAGGAATAGATGAAGAAAAAGTTAAATATCTAATAAATACATACAAAAAAGAGCAAATCCAAAGAAACATAGAGTATGTTCGAAGCAGGAAAACTCCAATCGATAATGTGGGAGGATACTTATTTAATGCAATAAAAAAGGACTTTGCTTCATCTAATGTTAAGCAGGCCCCTACCCGCTCCTCTCGTTTCACAAGTGATTATAACCAGGAGGAACAACTTGAATTACTGCAAGATGAAAAGCTTGATAAGTTACAATCTTATATGAAGCGTTATGCCGATACCAGCGCCTTTGAGGCACATTGCTTAGAGGTAAAGAAGATAAAAGATAGACTATCACAAATGTCTAAAGAAAATCGAGACGTTGCATATGATAGCCTGGTAGAGATGATGAAAAGCGATATAGAAATGCTGTCGAAAAGTGATAGAGGAATCAGGGAAACTCATGAGTTTAAAGATGACTATATAAAAGAGATTTATGAAAGCTTGCTGCAAGATTAATCTTAAAAATACCAATAAAGCCCACACATTAAAAAGTGTTGGGCTTTTAAAATATTTCTTCCATTTTACCCCTAACAACTTTGTTTACATATATAATAAAAATTGTAATAAAAAGGAGGTTAAGGTTGTGGATTCATGAAAAAAGATAACCTATGAGGTATTCATTCAAGTGGGAGTATATTTTAGAAAATCCTTTATAAGGAGAAAAACATGAAAGTTCATTTATCCAAATGGTTTGTAGCAATTTTTGCTTTATTTTTAATAACCGGATGTTCTTCAGCAAACATTAATTCTTCTACAAGTAACGCCTCTGGCTCAGTAGAAGAGGTTAATGGTGATCAAGAAGAAGAAAAAACCGAAGTAAGTACTGATGCGGATGGAGAAAGTGAGTCAGGGGAAGAAAATTCTTCAATGGAGGAGGATGAAACCGAAGAAGAAACAACCACGGAAGCTAACCCAAGAGACGGACCATTAGAGCCATTAATTGTGCATTATATAGATGTAGGTCAAGCAAACTCTGTTTTATTTGAGTACTCTAATGAAGGAGAACAATACTATATCTTGTACGATACGGGGGATTTTAACTCTAATAATGTAGTTAATTACCTAAATACACAAAATGTATCTCACTTAGATATCGTAATCGTTTCACACCCCCATGCTGACCACATAGGGCAACTCGATAAAATACTAGAAAAATATGAAGTGTCAGAAGTTTGGATGTCAGGAGATACAGCTACTTCTCAAGTGTTCCAACGCGCGATAACAGCAATTGATAATTCAGGTGCAGACTATCATGAGCCACGTTCAGGTGAAGAGTATGATATTGGACCGCTAGAATTATTAGTAATTAATCCTACT
This window contains:
- a CDS encoding replication initiation protein, with protein sequence MMQLQKNEVQSTPYEIDIKNWVTKSNQLIEATYKLTLQEQRILLILSSKVQPNDEELKAYKFRVQDFMDIIGMKPGTGYYSHIKEVVTALQTKTLTIKQGSKTMVANWLITSMYEDNEGSVILKFNPDLKHLFLNLKEKFTSYQLENVIKLHSLYSIRIYELLKQYTNIGKRHFTIEELREYLGIETSKYKQYGHFKSKVINVALEELKLKTDLSFTFEEHKTGRKVTSLTFYIINHKNTLVKKIDPKKVPIEYRESEHYKGLLELGIDEEKVKYLINTYKKEQIQRNIEYVRSRKTPIDNVGGYLFNAIKKDFASSNVKQAPTRSSRFTSDYNQEEQLELLQDEKLDKLQSYMKRYADTSAFEAHCLEVKKIKDRLSQMSKENRDVAYDSLVEMMKSDIEMLSKSDRGIRETHEFKDDYIKEIYESLLQD